The proteins below are encoded in one region of Balaenoptera acutorostrata chromosome 11, mBalAcu1.1, whole genome shotgun sequence:
- the PCBP2 gene encoding poly(rC)-binding protein 2 isoform X25, giving the protein MDTGVIEGGLNVTLTIRLLMHGKEVGSIIGKKGESVKKMREESGARINISEGNCPERIITLAGPTNAIFKAFAMIIDKLEEDISSSMTNSTAASRPPVTLRLVVPASQCGSLIGKGGCKIKEIRESTGAQVQVAGDMLPNSTERAITIAGIPQSIIECVKQICVVMLETLSQSPPKGVTIPYRPKPSSSPVIFAGGQAYTIQGQYAIPQPDLTKLHQLAMQQSHFPMTHGNTGFSGIESSSPEVKGYWAGLDASAQTTSHELTIPNDLIGCIIGRQGAKINEIRQMSGAQIKIANPVEGSTDRQVTITGSAASISLAQYLINVRLSSETGGMGSS; this is encoded by the exons ATGGACACCGGTGTGATTGAAGGTGGATTAAATGTCACTCTCACCATCCGGCTACTTATGCATGGAAAG GAAGTTGGCAGTATCATCGGAAAG AAAGGAGAATCAGTTAAGAAGATGCGTGAGGAG AGTGGAGCACGTATCAACATCTCAGAAGGGAATTGTCCTGAGAGGATTATCACTTTGGCTGGACCCACTAATGCCATCTTCAAAGCCTTTGCTATGATCATTGATAAACTGGAAGAG GACATCAGCAGCTCTATGACCAATAGCACAGCTGCCAGTAGACCCCCAGTCACCCTGAGGCTGGTGGTCCCTGCTAGTCAGTGTGGCTCTCTCATTGGGAAAGGTGGTTGCAAGATCAAGGAAATACGTGAG AGTACAGGGGCTCAGGTCCAGGTGGCAGGGGATATGCTCCCCAACTCAACTGAGCGGGCCATCACTATTGCTGGCATTCCGCAGTCCATCATTGAGTGTGTGAAACAGATCTGCGTGGTCATGTTGGAG actCTCTCCCAGTCCCCCCCGAAGGGCGTGACCATCCCGTACCGGCCCAAGCCGTCCAGTTCTCCAGTCATCTTTGCAGGTGGTCAG GCCTATACCATTCAAGGACAGTATGCCATTCCACAGCCAGAT TTGACCAAGCTGCACCAGTTGGCAATGCAACAGTCTCATTTTCCCATGACGCATGGCAACACCGGATTCAGTG GCATTGAATCCAGCTCTCCAGAGGTGAAAGGCTATTGGg CAGGTTTGGATGCATCTGCTCAGACTACTTCTCATGAACTCACCATTCCAAACGAT TTGATTGGCTGCATAATCGGGCGTCAAGGCGCCAAAATCAATGAGATCCGTCAGATGTCTGGGGCGCAGATCAAAATTGCGAACCCAGTGGAAGGATCTACTGATAGGCAGGTTACCATCACTGGATCTGCTGCCAGCATTAGCCTGGCTCAATATCTAATCAATGTCAG gCTTTCCTCGGAGACGGGTGGCATGGGGAGCAGCTAG
- the PCBP2 gene encoding poly(rC)-binding protein 2 isoform X12: MDTGVIEGGLNVTLTIRLLMHGKEVGSIIGKKGESVKKMREESGARINISEGNCPERIITLAGPTNAIFKAFAMIIDKLEEDISSSMTNSTAASRPPVTLRLVVPASQCGSLIGKGGCKIKEIRESTGAQVQVAGDMLPNSTERAITIAGIPQSIIECVKQICVVMLETLSQSPPKGVTIPYRPKPSSSPVIFAGGQAYTIQGQYAIPQPDLTKLHQLAMQQSHFPMTHGNTGFSAGLDASAQTTSHELTIPNDLIGCIIGRQGAKINEIRQMSGAQIKIANPVEGSTDRQVTITGSAASISLAQYLINVSLENAKPSSQAASVTIPDHLSINLSQPSTPSSSSSSSTTTPSLATAGTSDAPSSLPNPLPTAPCVSSLLGMKPIPLLALNVVSAAKGAGASATTTTTSAVPCVTNKLKGEKQRFSPY; this comes from the exons ATGGACACCGGTGTGATTGAAGGTGGATTAAATGTCACTCTCACCATCCGGCTACTTATGCATGGAAAG GAAGTTGGCAGTATCATCGGAAAG AAAGGAGAATCAGTTAAGAAGATGCGTGAGGAG AGTGGAGCACGTATCAACATCTCAGAAGGGAATTGTCCTGAGAGGATTATCACTTTGGCTGGACCCACTAATGCCATCTTCAAAGCCTTTGCTATGATCATTGATAAACTGGAAGAG GACATCAGCAGCTCTATGACCAATAGCACAGCTGCCAGTAGACCCCCAGTCACCCTGAGGCTGGTGGTCCCTGCTAGTCAGTGTGGCTCTCTCATTGGGAAAGGTGGTTGCAAGATCAAGGAAATACGTGAG AGTACAGGGGCTCAGGTCCAGGTGGCAGGGGATATGCTCCCCAACTCAACTGAGCGGGCCATCACTATTGCTGGCATTCCGCAGTCCATCATTGAGTGTGTGAAACAGATCTGCGTGGTCATGTTGGAG actCTCTCCCAGTCCCCCCCGAAGGGCGTGACCATCCCGTACCGGCCCAAGCCGTCCAGTTCTCCAGTCATCTTTGCAGGTGGTCAG GCCTATACCATTCAAGGACAGTATGCCATTCCACAGCCAGAT TTGACCAAGCTGCACCAGTTGGCAATGCAACAGTCTCATTTTCCCATGACGCATGGCAACACCGGATTCAGTG CAGGTTTGGATGCATCTGCTCAGACTACTTCTCATGAACTCACCATTCCAAACGAT TTGATTGGCTGCATAATCGGGCGTCAAGGCGCCAAAATCAATGAGATCCGTCAGATGTCTGGGGCGCAGATCAAAATTGCGAACCCAGTGGAAGGATCTACTGATAGGCAGGTTACCATCACTGGATCTGCTGCCAGCATTAGCCTGGCTCAATATCTAATCAATGTCAG TTTAGAAAACGCTAAACCCTCCTCCCAGGCAGCCTCCGTCACGATCCCTGATCACCTCAGCATCAACCTCTCTCAACCCTccaccccttcttcttcttcttcctcctccaccaccaccccctcgcTCGCCACAGCGGGGACCTCCGACGCACCCTCCAGCCTCCCCAACCCTCTTCCGACCGCCCCTTGTGTCTCCAGTCTGCTTGGCATGAAACCCATCCCTCTCCTGGCTCTAAATGTTGTGTCTGCTGCTAAGGGTGCCGGGGCTTCagctaccaccaccaccacctctgccGTGCCATGTGTAACTAACAAACTGAAAGGCGAGAAACAGAGATTCTCTCCCTACTGA
- the PCBP2 gene encoding poly(rC)-binding protein 2 isoform X1 produces MDTGVIEGGLNVTLTIRLLMHGKEVGSIIGKKGESVKKMREESGARINISEGNCPERIITLAGPTNAIFKAFAMIIDKLEEDISSSMTNSTAASRPPVTLRLVVPASQCGSLIGKGGCKIKEIRESTGAQVQVAGDMLPNSTERAITIAGIPQSIIECVKQICVVMLETLSQSPPKGVTIPYRPKPSSSPVIFAGGQDRYSTGSDSASFPHTTPSMCLNPDLEGPPLEAYTIQGQYAIPQPDLTKLHQLAMQQSHFPMTHGNTGFSGIESSSPEVKGYWAGLDASAQTTSHELTIPNDLIGCIIGRQGAKINEIRQMSGAQIKIANPVEGSTDRQVTITGSAASISLAQYLINVSLENAKPSSQAASVTIPDHLSINLSQPSTPSSSSSSSTTTPSLATAGTSDAPSSLPNPLPTAPCVSSLLGMKPIPLLALNVVSAAKGAGASATTTTTSAVPCVTNKLKGEKQRFSPY; encoded by the exons ATGGACACCGGTGTGATTGAAGGTGGATTAAATGTCACTCTCACCATCCGGCTACTTATGCATGGAAAG GAAGTTGGCAGTATCATCGGAAAG AAAGGAGAATCAGTTAAGAAGATGCGTGAGGAG AGTGGAGCACGTATCAACATCTCAGAAGGGAATTGTCCTGAGAGGATTATCACTTTGGCTGGACCCACTAATGCCATCTTCAAAGCCTTTGCTATGATCATTGATAAACTGGAAGAG GACATCAGCAGCTCTATGACCAATAGCACAGCTGCCAGTAGACCCCCAGTCACCCTGAGGCTGGTGGTCCCTGCTAGTCAGTGTGGCTCTCTCATTGGGAAAGGTGGTTGCAAGATCAAGGAAATACGTGAG AGTACAGGGGCTCAGGTCCAGGTGGCAGGGGATATGCTCCCCAACTCAACTGAGCGGGCCATCACTATTGCTGGCATTCCGCAGTCCATCATTGAGTGTGTGAAACAGATCTGCGTGGTCATGTTGGAG actCTCTCCCAGTCCCCCCCGAAGGGCGTGACCATCCCGTACCGGCCCAAGCCGTCCAGTTCTCCAGTCATCTTTGCAGGTGGTCAG GACAGGTACAGCACAGGCAGCGACAGTGCGAGCTTTCCCCACACCACCCCGTCCATGTGCCTCAACCCTGACCTGGAGGGACCACCTCTAGAG GCCTATACCATTCAAGGACAGTATGCCATTCCACAGCCAGAT TTGACCAAGCTGCACCAGTTGGCAATGCAACAGTCTCATTTTCCCATGACGCATGGCAACACCGGATTCAGTG GCATTGAATCCAGCTCTCCAGAGGTGAAAGGCTATTGGg CAGGTTTGGATGCATCTGCTCAGACTACTTCTCATGAACTCACCATTCCAAACGAT TTGATTGGCTGCATAATCGGGCGTCAAGGCGCCAAAATCAATGAGATCCGTCAGATGTCTGGGGCGCAGATCAAAATTGCGAACCCAGTGGAAGGATCTACTGATAGGCAGGTTACCATCACTGGATCTGCTGCCAGCATTAGCCTGGCTCAATATCTAATCAATGTCAG TTTAGAAAACGCTAAACCCTCCTCCCAGGCAGCCTCCGTCACGATCCCTGATCACCTCAGCATCAACCTCTCTCAACCCTccaccccttcttcttcttcttcctcctccaccaccaccccctcgcTCGCCACAGCGGGGACCTCCGACGCACCCTCCAGCCTCCCCAACCCTCTTCCGACCGCCCCTTGTGTCTCCAGTCTGCTTGGCATGAAACCCATCCCTCTCCTGGCTCTAAATGTTGTGTCTGCTGCTAAGGGTGCCGGGGCTTCagctaccaccaccaccacctctgccGTGCCATGTGTAACTAACAAACTGAAAGGCGAGAAACAGAGATTCTCTCCCTACTGA
- the PCBP2 gene encoding poly(rC)-binding protein 2 isoform X11, with amino-acid sequence MDTGVIEGGLNVTLTIRLLMHGKEVGSIIGKKGESVKKMREESGARINISEGNCPERIITLAGPTNAIFKAFAMIIDKLEEDISSSMTNSTAASRPPVTLRLVVPASQCGSLIGKGGCKIKEIRESTGAQVQVAGDMLPNSTERAITIAGIPQSIIECVKQICVVMLESPPKGVTIPYRPKPSSSPVIFAGGQAYTIQGQYAIPQPDLTKLHQLAMQQSHFPMTHGNTGFSGIESSSPEVKGYWAGLDASAQTTSHELTIPNDLIGCIIGRQGAKINEIRQMSGAQIKIANPVEGSTDRQVTITGSAASISLAQYLINVSLENAKPSSQAASVTIPDHLSINLSQPSTPSSSSSSSTTTPSLATAGTSDAPSSLPNPLPTAPCVSSLLGMKPIPLLALNVVSAAKGAGASATTTTTSAVPCVTNKLKGEKQRFSPY; translated from the exons ATGGACACCGGTGTGATTGAAGGTGGATTAAATGTCACTCTCACCATCCGGCTACTTATGCATGGAAAG GAAGTTGGCAGTATCATCGGAAAG AAAGGAGAATCAGTTAAGAAGATGCGTGAGGAG AGTGGAGCACGTATCAACATCTCAGAAGGGAATTGTCCTGAGAGGATTATCACTTTGGCTGGACCCACTAATGCCATCTTCAAAGCCTTTGCTATGATCATTGATAAACTGGAAGAG GACATCAGCAGCTCTATGACCAATAGCACAGCTGCCAGTAGACCCCCAGTCACCCTGAGGCTGGTGGTCCCTGCTAGTCAGTGTGGCTCTCTCATTGGGAAAGGTGGTTGCAAGATCAAGGAAATACGTGAG AGTACAGGGGCTCAGGTCCAGGTGGCAGGGGATATGCTCCCCAACTCAACTGAGCGGGCCATCACTATTGCTGGCATTCCGCAGTCCATCATTGAGTGTGTGAAACAGATCTGCGTGGTCATGTTGGAG TCCCCCCCGAAGGGCGTGACCATCCCGTACCGGCCCAAGCCGTCCAGTTCTCCAGTCATCTTTGCAGGTGGTCAG GCCTATACCATTCAAGGACAGTATGCCATTCCACAGCCAGAT TTGACCAAGCTGCACCAGTTGGCAATGCAACAGTCTCATTTTCCCATGACGCATGGCAACACCGGATTCAGTG GCATTGAATCCAGCTCTCCAGAGGTGAAAGGCTATTGGg CAGGTTTGGATGCATCTGCTCAGACTACTTCTCATGAACTCACCATTCCAAACGAT TTGATTGGCTGCATAATCGGGCGTCAAGGCGCCAAAATCAATGAGATCCGTCAGATGTCTGGGGCGCAGATCAAAATTGCGAACCCAGTGGAAGGATCTACTGATAGGCAGGTTACCATCACTGGATCTGCTGCCAGCATTAGCCTGGCTCAATATCTAATCAATGTCAG TTTAGAAAACGCTAAACCCTCCTCCCAGGCAGCCTCCGTCACGATCCCTGATCACCTCAGCATCAACCTCTCTCAACCCTccaccccttcttcttcttcttcctcctccaccaccaccccctcgcTCGCCACAGCGGGGACCTCCGACGCACCCTCCAGCCTCCCCAACCCTCTTCCGACCGCCCCTTGTGTCTCCAGTCTGCTTGGCATGAAACCCATCCCTCTCCTGGCTCTAAATGTTGTGTCTGCTGCTAAGGGTGCCGGGGCTTCagctaccaccaccaccacctctgccGTGCCATGTGTAACTAACAAACTGAAAGGCGAGAAACAGAGATTCTCTCCCTACTGA
- the PCBP2 gene encoding poly(rC)-binding protein 2 isoform X13 has protein sequence MDTGVIEGGLNVTLTIRLLMHGKEVGSIIGKKGESVKKMREESGARINISEGNCPERIITLAGPTNAIFKAFAMIIDKLEEDISSSMTNSTAASRPPVTLRLVVPASQCGSLIGKGGCKIKEIRESTGAQVQVAGDMLPNSTERAITIAGIPQSIIECVKQICVVMLETLSQSPPKGVTIPYRPKPSSSPVIFAGGQLTKLHQLAMQQSHFPMTHGNTGFSGIESSSPEVKGYWAGLDASAQTTSHELTIPNDLIGCIIGRQGAKINEIRQMSGAQIKIANPVEGSTDRQVTITGSAASISLAQYLINVSLENAKPSSQAASVTIPDHLSINLSQPSTPSSSSSSSTTTPSLATAGTSDAPSSLPNPLPTAPCVSSLLGMKPIPLLALNVVSAAKGAGASATTTTTSAVPCVTNKLKGEKQRFSPY, from the exons ATGGACACCGGTGTGATTGAAGGTGGATTAAATGTCACTCTCACCATCCGGCTACTTATGCATGGAAAG GAAGTTGGCAGTATCATCGGAAAG AAAGGAGAATCAGTTAAGAAGATGCGTGAGGAG AGTGGAGCACGTATCAACATCTCAGAAGGGAATTGTCCTGAGAGGATTATCACTTTGGCTGGACCCACTAATGCCATCTTCAAAGCCTTTGCTATGATCATTGATAAACTGGAAGAG GACATCAGCAGCTCTATGACCAATAGCACAGCTGCCAGTAGACCCCCAGTCACCCTGAGGCTGGTGGTCCCTGCTAGTCAGTGTGGCTCTCTCATTGGGAAAGGTGGTTGCAAGATCAAGGAAATACGTGAG AGTACAGGGGCTCAGGTCCAGGTGGCAGGGGATATGCTCCCCAACTCAACTGAGCGGGCCATCACTATTGCTGGCATTCCGCAGTCCATCATTGAGTGTGTGAAACAGATCTGCGTGGTCATGTTGGAG actCTCTCCCAGTCCCCCCCGAAGGGCGTGACCATCCCGTACCGGCCCAAGCCGTCCAGTTCTCCAGTCATCTTTGCAGGTGGTCAG TTGACCAAGCTGCACCAGTTGGCAATGCAACAGTCTCATTTTCCCATGACGCATGGCAACACCGGATTCAGTG GCATTGAATCCAGCTCTCCAGAGGTGAAAGGCTATTGGg CAGGTTTGGATGCATCTGCTCAGACTACTTCTCATGAACTCACCATTCCAAACGAT TTGATTGGCTGCATAATCGGGCGTCAAGGCGCCAAAATCAATGAGATCCGTCAGATGTCTGGGGCGCAGATCAAAATTGCGAACCCAGTGGAAGGATCTACTGATAGGCAGGTTACCATCACTGGATCTGCTGCCAGCATTAGCCTGGCTCAATATCTAATCAATGTCAG TTTAGAAAACGCTAAACCCTCCTCCCAGGCAGCCTCCGTCACGATCCCTGATCACCTCAGCATCAACCTCTCTCAACCCTccaccccttcttcttcttcttcctcctccaccaccaccccctcgcTCGCCACAGCGGGGACCTCCGACGCACCCTCCAGCCTCCCCAACCCTCTTCCGACCGCCCCTTGTGTCTCCAGTCTGCTTGGCATGAAACCCATCCCTCTCCTGGCTCTAAATGTTGTGTCTGCTGCTAAGGGTGCCGGGGCTTCagctaccaccaccaccacctctgccGTGCCATGTGTAACTAACAAACTGAAAGGCGAGAAACAGAGATTCTCTCCCTACTGA
- the PCBP2 gene encoding poly(rC)-binding protein 2 isoform X16, whose translation MDTGVIEGGLNVTLTIRLLMHGKEVGSIIGKKGESVKKMREESGARINISEGNCPERIITLAGPTNAIFKAFAMIIDKLEEDISSSMTNSTAASRPPVTLRLVVPASQCGSLIGKGGCKIKEIRESTGAQVQVAGDMLPNSTERAITIAGIPQSIIECVKQICVVMLESPPKGVTIPYRPKPSSSPVIFAGGQLTKLHQLAMQQSHFPMTHGNTGFSGIESSSPEVKGYWAGLDASAQTTSHELTIPNDLIGCIIGRQGAKINEIRQMSGAQIKIANPVEGSTDRQVTITGSAASISLAQYLINVSLENAKPSSQAASVTIPDHLSINLSQPSTPSSSSSSSTTTPSLATAGTSDAPSSLPNPLPTAPCVSSLLGMKPIPLLALNVVSAAKGAGASATTTTTSAVPCVTNKLKGEKQRFSPY comes from the exons ATGGACACCGGTGTGATTGAAGGTGGATTAAATGTCACTCTCACCATCCGGCTACTTATGCATGGAAAG GAAGTTGGCAGTATCATCGGAAAG AAAGGAGAATCAGTTAAGAAGATGCGTGAGGAG AGTGGAGCACGTATCAACATCTCAGAAGGGAATTGTCCTGAGAGGATTATCACTTTGGCTGGACCCACTAATGCCATCTTCAAAGCCTTTGCTATGATCATTGATAAACTGGAAGAG GACATCAGCAGCTCTATGACCAATAGCACAGCTGCCAGTAGACCCCCAGTCACCCTGAGGCTGGTGGTCCCTGCTAGTCAGTGTGGCTCTCTCATTGGGAAAGGTGGTTGCAAGATCAAGGAAATACGTGAG AGTACAGGGGCTCAGGTCCAGGTGGCAGGGGATATGCTCCCCAACTCAACTGAGCGGGCCATCACTATTGCTGGCATTCCGCAGTCCATCATTGAGTGTGTGAAACAGATCTGCGTGGTCATGTTGGAG TCCCCCCCGAAGGGCGTGACCATCCCGTACCGGCCCAAGCCGTCCAGTTCTCCAGTCATCTTTGCAGGTGGTCAG TTGACCAAGCTGCACCAGTTGGCAATGCAACAGTCTCATTTTCCCATGACGCATGGCAACACCGGATTCAGTG GCATTGAATCCAGCTCTCCAGAGGTGAAAGGCTATTGGg CAGGTTTGGATGCATCTGCTCAGACTACTTCTCATGAACTCACCATTCCAAACGAT TTGATTGGCTGCATAATCGGGCGTCAAGGCGCCAAAATCAATGAGATCCGTCAGATGTCTGGGGCGCAGATCAAAATTGCGAACCCAGTGGAAGGATCTACTGATAGGCAGGTTACCATCACTGGATCTGCTGCCAGCATTAGCCTGGCTCAATATCTAATCAATGTCAG TTTAGAAAACGCTAAACCCTCCTCCCAGGCAGCCTCCGTCACGATCCCTGATCACCTCAGCATCAACCTCTCTCAACCCTccaccccttcttcttcttcttcctcctccaccaccaccccctcgcTCGCCACAGCGGGGACCTCCGACGCACCCTCCAGCCTCCCCAACCCTCTTCCGACCGCCCCTTGTGTCTCCAGTCTGCTTGGCATGAAACCCATCCCTCTCCTGGCTCTAAATGTTGTGTCTGCTGCTAAGGGTGCCGGGGCTTCagctaccaccaccaccacctctgccGTGCCATGTGTAACTAACAAACTGAAAGGCGAGAAACAGAGATTCTCTCCCTACTGA
- the PCBP2 gene encoding poly(rC)-binding protein 2 isoform X17, with protein MDTGVIEGGLNVTLTIRLLMHGKEVGSIIGKKGESVKKMREESGARINISEGNCPERIITLAGPTNAIFKAFAMIIDKLEEDISSSMTNSTAASRPPVTLRLVVPASQCGSLIGKGGCKIKEIRESTGAQVQVAGDMLPNSTERAITIAGIPQSIIECVKQICVVMLETLSQSPPKGVTIPYRPKPSSSPVIFAGGQLTKLHQLAMQQSHFPMTHGNTGFSAGLDASAQTTSHELTIPNDLIGCIIGRQGAKINEIRQMSGAQIKIANPVEGSTDRQVTITGSAASISLAQYLINVSLENAKPSSQAASVTIPDHLSINLSQPSTPSSSSSSSTTTPSLATAGTSDAPSSLPNPLPTAPCVSSLLGMKPIPLLALNVVSAAKGAGASATTTTTSAVPCVTNKLKGEKQRFSPY; from the exons ATGGACACCGGTGTGATTGAAGGTGGATTAAATGTCACTCTCACCATCCGGCTACTTATGCATGGAAAG GAAGTTGGCAGTATCATCGGAAAG AAAGGAGAATCAGTTAAGAAGATGCGTGAGGAG AGTGGAGCACGTATCAACATCTCAGAAGGGAATTGTCCTGAGAGGATTATCACTTTGGCTGGACCCACTAATGCCATCTTCAAAGCCTTTGCTATGATCATTGATAAACTGGAAGAG GACATCAGCAGCTCTATGACCAATAGCACAGCTGCCAGTAGACCCCCAGTCACCCTGAGGCTGGTGGTCCCTGCTAGTCAGTGTGGCTCTCTCATTGGGAAAGGTGGTTGCAAGATCAAGGAAATACGTGAG AGTACAGGGGCTCAGGTCCAGGTGGCAGGGGATATGCTCCCCAACTCAACTGAGCGGGCCATCACTATTGCTGGCATTCCGCAGTCCATCATTGAGTGTGTGAAACAGATCTGCGTGGTCATGTTGGAG actCTCTCCCAGTCCCCCCCGAAGGGCGTGACCATCCCGTACCGGCCCAAGCCGTCCAGTTCTCCAGTCATCTTTGCAGGTGGTCAG TTGACCAAGCTGCACCAGTTGGCAATGCAACAGTCTCATTTTCCCATGACGCATGGCAACACCGGATTCAGTG CAGGTTTGGATGCATCTGCTCAGACTACTTCTCATGAACTCACCATTCCAAACGAT TTGATTGGCTGCATAATCGGGCGTCAAGGCGCCAAAATCAATGAGATCCGTCAGATGTCTGGGGCGCAGATCAAAATTGCGAACCCAGTGGAAGGATCTACTGATAGGCAGGTTACCATCACTGGATCTGCTGCCAGCATTAGCCTGGCTCAATATCTAATCAATGTCAG TTTAGAAAACGCTAAACCCTCCTCCCAGGCAGCCTCCGTCACGATCCCTGATCACCTCAGCATCAACCTCTCTCAACCCTccaccccttcttcttcttcttcctcctccaccaccaccccctcgcTCGCCACAGCGGGGACCTCCGACGCACCCTCCAGCCTCCCCAACCCTCTTCCGACCGCCCCTTGTGTCTCCAGTCTGCTTGGCATGAAACCCATCCCTCTCCTGGCTCTAAATGTTGTGTCTGCTGCTAAGGGTGCCGGGGCTTCagctaccaccaccaccacctctgccGTGCCATGTGTAACTAACAAACTGAAAGGCGAGAAACAGAGATTCTCTCCCTACTGA
- the PCBP2 gene encoding poly(rC)-binding protein 2 isoform X10, whose translation MDTGVIEGGLNVTLTIRLLMHGKEVGSIIGKKGESVKKMREESGARINISEGNCPERIITLAGPTNAIFKAFAMIIDKLEEDISSSMTNSTAASRPPVTLRLVVPASQCGSLIGKGGCKIKEIRESTGAQVQVAGDMLPNSTERAITIAGIPQSIIECVKQICVVMLETLSQSPPKGVTIPYRPKPSSSPVIFAGGQAYTIQGQYAIPQPDLTKLHQLAMQQSHFPMTHGNTGFSGIESSSPEVKGYWAGLDASAQTTSHELTIPNDLIGCIIGRQGAKINEIRQMSGAQIKIANPVEGSTDRQVTITGSAASISLAQYLINVSLENAKPSSQAASVTIPDHLSINLSQPSTPSSSSSSSTTTPSLATAGTSDAPSSLPNPLPTAPCVSSLLGMKPIPLLALNVVSAAKGAGASATTTTTSAVPCVTNKLKGEKQRFSPY comes from the exons ATGGACACCGGTGTGATTGAAGGTGGATTAAATGTCACTCTCACCATCCGGCTACTTATGCATGGAAAG GAAGTTGGCAGTATCATCGGAAAG AAAGGAGAATCAGTTAAGAAGATGCGTGAGGAG AGTGGAGCACGTATCAACATCTCAGAAGGGAATTGTCCTGAGAGGATTATCACTTTGGCTGGACCCACTAATGCCATCTTCAAAGCCTTTGCTATGATCATTGATAAACTGGAAGAG GACATCAGCAGCTCTATGACCAATAGCACAGCTGCCAGTAGACCCCCAGTCACCCTGAGGCTGGTGGTCCCTGCTAGTCAGTGTGGCTCTCTCATTGGGAAAGGTGGTTGCAAGATCAAGGAAATACGTGAG AGTACAGGGGCTCAGGTCCAGGTGGCAGGGGATATGCTCCCCAACTCAACTGAGCGGGCCATCACTATTGCTGGCATTCCGCAGTCCATCATTGAGTGTGTGAAACAGATCTGCGTGGTCATGTTGGAG actCTCTCCCAGTCCCCCCCGAAGGGCGTGACCATCCCGTACCGGCCCAAGCCGTCCAGTTCTCCAGTCATCTTTGCAGGTGGTCAG GCCTATACCATTCAAGGACAGTATGCCATTCCACAGCCAGAT TTGACCAAGCTGCACCAGTTGGCAATGCAACAGTCTCATTTTCCCATGACGCATGGCAACACCGGATTCAGTG GCATTGAATCCAGCTCTCCAGAGGTGAAAGGCTATTGGg CAGGTTTGGATGCATCTGCTCAGACTACTTCTCATGAACTCACCATTCCAAACGAT TTGATTGGCTGCATAATCGGGCGTCAAGGCGCCAAAATCAATGAGATCCGTCAGATGTCTGGGGCGCAGATCAAAATTGCGAACCCAGTGGAAGGATCTACTGATAGGCAGGTTACCATCACTGGATCTGCTGCCAGCATTAGCCTGGCTCAATATCTAATCAATGTCAG TTTAGAAAACGCTAAACCCTCCTCCCAGGCAGCCTCCGTCACGATCCCTGATCACCTCAGCATCAACCTCTCTCAACCCTccaccccttcttcttcttcttcctcctccaccaccaccccctcgcTCGCCACAGCGGGGACCTCCGACGCACCCTCCAGCCTCCCCAACCCTCTTCCGACCGCCCCTTGTGTCTCCAGTCTGCTTGGCATGAAACCCATCCCTCTCCTGGCTCTAAATGTTGTGTCTGCTGCTAAGGGTGCCGGGGCTTCagctaccaccaccaccacctctgccGTGCCATGTGTAACTAACAAACTGAAAGGCGAGAAACAGAGATTCTCTCCCTACTGA